Proteins encoded within one genomic window of Nitrospirota bacterium:
- a CDS encoding sulfatase-like hydrolase/transferase — MAINQAFLFVIRIIFVLSSIDFVLRAANSWGSLYSYFMRFTDLLPELSLAFILWTAIGMFLAMVFWSLILCLYKALLKTFKSVCVEHVILWAIFLVVVIEKTFFNHARPDDISMRMVFLISGGLAAGVVVWLARKYAGRLLSGLNNGISLLAWLFLFLLAAAVPLSAYSLLQKKPPAEAAMSGNISVDEKKPNIILITWDSFTAEDMQLYGYERPTTPFISEWAKNAVVFNRAYSASNLTTQATMSIHTGQRVWTHGVWYYAYNFPPKNHLRNFPALLKESGYDTSAFVQTVYAHPDILGVSDSYKVKDDPRTLVLSPYADVWGVNRIMGFIGRRPIVSRFMKDYSFVDIEIDIEESLIGFSEFITAGKGKGADHFDRETETSFPPDIVYSRFLEYISERQAADKRPFFSWLHLDAPHNPYLPSGEYKGLLGEGDRFNTLKKQSDGLTFHTDYNLNNQPEIDLLRRRYDEFIMYADDRFKAFLSRLSDAVDMSNTIIIFTADHGESFEHGHLGHGGTHLYEPLVHIPMVIKLSDAGYGRRIDMPVEQTDIAPTILQLAGISIPEWMEGRSLVPLLEGDAAEERPVFSMQFLNNRSLGNPITKGTVAVWDRQYKLVHYLEDGRSLLFDLAADPDEEKNIFDEAPDTGRRLLKLIKDNLAAANERISGPY; from the coding sequence ATGGCAATCAATCAAGCTTTTTTATTTGTAATACGTATAATCTTTGTTCTCTCATCCATTGATTTTGTTTTGAGGGCAGCCAACAGTTGGGGTTCCCTCTACTCCTACTTCATGCGGTTTACAGACCTGCTTCCTGAATTATCATTAGCCTTTATTTTATGGACGGCTATAGGGATGTTTCTGGCGATGGTATTCTGGTCATTGATACTCTGCCTATATAAAGCGCTTTTGAAAACATTCAAGTCTGTCTGCGTTGAGCATGTAATATTATGGGCGATCTTCCTTGTCGTTGTTATTGAAAAGACCTTTTTTAATCATGCGCGCCCTGATGACATATCAATGAGAATGGTCTTTCTTATATCCGGGGGGCTGGCGGCAGGAGTTGTTGTATGGCTGGCACGCAAATACGCAGGCAGGCTTCTTTCAGGCCTTAATAACGGCATTTCACTGCTGGCCTGGCTCTTTCTTTTTTTATTAGCCGCTGCCGTGCCTTTATCTGCCTACAGCCTGCTTCAGAAGAAACCGCCTGCTGAGGCTGCCATGAGCGGCAATATTTCTGTCGATGAGAAGAAGCCCAATATTATTTTAATTACATGGGATTCTTTTACGGCGGAAGATATGCAGCTTTACGGGTATGAACGCCCGACAACGCCGTTCATTTCAGAATGGGCAAAGAACGCCGTTGTATTCAACAGGGCTTATTCTGCATCGAACCTGACCACACAGGCGACGATGAGCATACATACCGGCCAGCGGGTATGGACCCATGGTGTATGGTACTACGCATATAATTTTCCTCCGAAAAACCATCTCAGGAATTTCCCCGCGCTTTTAAAAGAGAGCGGGTATGATACCTCAGCCTTTGTTCAGACCGTATATGCCCACCCTGATATCCTTGGAGTATCAGACAGCTATAAGGTAAAGGATGATCCAAGGACCCTTGTCCTTTCTCCTTACGCTGATGTCTGGGGAGTAAACAGGATAATGGGCTTTATAGGCAGAAGGCCTATAGTAAGCAGGTTTATGAAGGACTACTCCTTTGTTGATATCGAGATAGATATAGAGGAGAGCCTTATCGGGTTCTCCGAGTTCATAACGGCCGGGAAGGGCAAGGGGGCTGATCACTTTGACAGGGAGACCGAGACATCATTTCCTCCTGATATCGTCTACAGCCGTTTTCTTGAGTATATATCAGAGCGGCAGGCTGCGGATAAACGCCCGTTCTTTTCATGGCTGCACCTTGATGCCCCTCATAATCCTTATCTGCCTTCCGGGGAGTACAAGGGGCTGTTAGGAGAGGGCGACAGGTTCAATACGCTGAAAAAACAGTCTGATGGCCTGACCTTCCATACAGACTACAACCTCAACAACCAGCCTGAAATAGACCTGCTGAGGAGAAGGTATGATGAGTTCATTATGTATGCCGATGATCGTTTTAAAGCCTTCTTGTCGCGCCTTTCAGATGCAGTTGATATGTCAAATACGATCATTATCTTTACCGCGGACCACGGGGAGAGTTTTGAGCATGGACATCTCGGCCACGGCGGGACACACCTGTATGAACCGCTTGTTCACATACCGATGGTGATCAAACTCTCCGATGCCGGATACGGAAGGAGAATAGATATGCCTGTTGAACAGACAGACATCGCTCCAACCATACTTCAGCTTGCCGGAATATCAATCCCTGAATGGATGGAGGGGAGATCGCTTGTTCCGCTGCTTGAAGGAGATGCGGCCGAAGAGAGGCCGGTCTTTTCAATGCAGTTTCTAAATAACAGGTCGCTCGGCAATCCTATCACTAAAGGCACTGTCGCAGTATGGGACCGGCAATACAAGCTCGTGCACTATCTTGAGGACGGCAGGTCTCTTCTGTTCGACCTTGCTGCAGACCCTGACGAAGAAAAGAATATATTTGATGAAGCGCCTGATACAGGCAGAAGGCTGCTTAAGCTGATCAAGGACAACCTGGCTGCTGCCAACGAAAGGATATCAGGGCCTTATTAA
- a CDS encoding TIGR01777 family protein, which translates to MKILITGGSGFIGPALTRELRDEGHDVIITTRHSSDSKDMITWNPPDLIPSEIISKIDAVINLAGEPIAPERWTEERKERIMSSRVETTRALVESMKNAEPRPKALISASAIGYYGPHGDEIINEAFPPASDFLAGVCKAWEAEALKAEELGTRVVLVRIGGVLEKDGGILKHMSAQFNFMLGGPVGDGRQWFSWIHRDDIVGIIKFALQNNSISGPVNGTAPDPVTNLAFSTALGKAMKRPSYIAVPAFVIKMALGELADILITGQRVVPEKALNAGYKFKYTEINEALRTIFRKDSIK; encoded by the coding sequence ATGAAAATCTTAATCACAGGCGGCAGCGGCTTCATCGGCCCGGCACTCACGCGCGAGCTTCGGGATGAAGGCCATGATGTCATAATTACAACCAGGCACAGTTCTGATTCTAAAGACATGATCACTTGGAACCCGCCTGACTTAATCCCTTCAGAAATAATCTCAAAAATTGATGCGGTCATAAACCTGGCAGGAGAACCTATCGCTCCTGAGAGGTGGACAGAAGAGAGAAAAGAACGCATCATGTCGAGCCGTGTTGAGACGACGCGCGCGCTTGTTGAGTCAATGAAAAATGCCGAGCCAAGACCAAAAGCCCTTATAAGCGCCTCTGCCATCGGCTATTACGGACCTCATGGAGATGAGATCATAAATGAAGCATTTCCTCCTGCCTCTGACTTTCTTGCCGGTGTATGCAAGGCATGGGAGGCAGAAGCTTTAAAGGCTGAGGAGTTGGGGACAAGAGTCGTCCTTGTAAGGATCGGCGGCGTATTGGAAAAAGACGGCGGCATTCTGAAGCATATGTCCGCCCAGTTCAATTTCATGTTAGGCGGCCCTGTCGGCGACGGCAGGCAGTGGTTCTCCTGGATACACAGGGATGACATTGTCGGAATTATCAAGTTCGCGCTTCAAAATAATTCCATATCCGGGCCGGTCAACGGAACGGCTCCGGATCCTGTAACTAACCTTGCCTTCAGCACCGCGCTTGGCAAAGCAATGAAGAGGCCGTCATACATAGCCGTTCCCGCCTTTGTCATTAAGATGGCGCTTGGAGAACTCGCTGATATCCTGATTACAGGCCAGAGGGTAGTTCCTGAAAAAGCTTTGAATGCGGGTTATAAATTCAAATACACTGAGATCAATGAAGCATTAAGAACGATATTCCGGAAGGACAGCATTAAATAA
- a CDS encoding methyltransferase domain-containing protein, with amino-acid sequence MATGKEIEKRGHIVGFKEEITKAAASSDDDFFTWFDSAMDKDSAFAKGHRDFMLHIADPSSQFISDTKDKTALEIGHGGGRILAAASSHFRNVIGVDIHEHNQKVENELKKRGVSNFRLIKTDGNEIPLEDASVDLVYSFIVLQHVEKIEIFEKYLKETRRVLKPGGVAVIYFGRKKMLSANKSSKALYFIDRISEHLIMPKGFKELPAKVNVTNLIVTLAYAKSLAKKTGFEILDELVSYKEGPDGRKLFGGQNGLVLRKTA; translated from the coding sequence ATGGCGACAGGCAAAGAGATAGAAAAACGCGGGCATATCGTCGGCTTCAAGGAAGAGATAACAAAGGCGGCAGCTTCCTCTGACGATGATTTTTTCACATGGTTTGACAGCGCCATGGACAAGGACTCTGCGTTTGCAAAAGGCCATAGGGACTTCATGCTTCACATCGCTGATCCTTCTTCTCAATTCATATCAGATACCAAAGATAAGACCGCATTGGAAATAGGGCATGGCGGAGGCCGGATCCTGGCAGCAGCAAGCAGCCATTTCAGGAATGTGATCGGCGTTGATATACATGAACACAACCAAAAAGTTGAGAACGAACTGAAGAAAAGAGGGGTCAGCAACTTCCGGCTGATCAAAACTGACGGGAATGAGATCCCTCTTGAGGACGCCTCGGTTGATCTTGTTTATTCTTTCATTGTGCTTCAACACGTTGAAAAGATTGAGATCTTTGAAAAATACCTGAAGGAAACCCGCAGGGTATTAAAGCCCGGCGGCGTTGCGGTCATATATTTCGGAAGAAAGAAGATGCTGTCAGCGAATAAGAGTTCAAAGGCCCTCTACTTTATAGACAGGATCTCAGAACATCTGATCATGCCGAAAGGTTTTAAAGAGCTTCCGGCAAAAGTCAATGTTACAAATCTCATAGTCACTTTAGCATATGCAAAGTCTTTGGCAAAAAAGACCGGGTTTGAGATACTTGATGAGCTCGTATCGTACAAGGAAGGCCCCGACGGCAGAAAATTATTCGGCGGACAGAACGGCCTGGTACTGAGGAAAACAGCTTAA
- a CDS encoding methyltransferase domain-containing protein, whose amino-acid sequence MRRTERPGTEENSLNYAKIPCKVCILFSISRILNKVLRPLPFYPILRRGYKNIVTDEQWARIIMNRETQKIVKNLMPGRLDVLEISGAGWREKEPFKSYKQVSYPEFNICRSALEEKFDLIIAEQVFEHLLYPYRAGKNVYTMLNRGGYFLITTPFLIRIHDLPTDCSRWTETGIKYFLAECGFRLDNIQTGSWGNRACIKANFFKWANYNSIIHSLRNEHDFPVVIWALAKKCE is encoded by the coding sequence ATTCGGCGGACAGAACGGCCTGGTACTGAGGAAAACAGCTTAAATTATGCAAAAATACCTTGCAAGGTCTGTATATTGTTTAGTATAAGCAGGATCCTGAATAAGGTTTTAAGGCCGCTGCCTTTTTATCCGATACTCAGGCGCGGCTATAAAAACATTGTCACTGATGAACAGTGGGCGCGGATTATAATGAACCGTGAGACACAAAAGATAGTCAAAAACCTGATGCCCGGCCGATTGGATGTTCTCGAGATATCAGGCGCAGGATGGAGAGAGAAAGAACCTTTTAAAAGTTACAAACAGGTTTCTTATCCTGAGTTTAATATCTGCCGGTCTGCACTTGAAGAAAAATTTGACCTGATAATAGCAGAGCAGGTCTTTGAACATCTGCTTTATCCTTATCGTGCCGGAAAAAACGTATATACGATGTTGAACAGAGGAGGTTATTTCCTTATTACTACACCATTTCTTATCCGCATTCACGATCTTCCAACTGATTGCTCCCGTTGGACTGAAACCGGGATAAAATATTTTCTTGCTGAATGCGGCTTCAGATTAGATAATATTCAGACCGGCTCATGGGGAAATCGTGCATGCATAAAAGCTAATTTCTTCAAGTGGGCAAATTACAATTCTATTATTCATTCACTCAGAAATGAACATGATTTCCCTGTAGTTATATGGGCCCTGGCTAAAAAATGTGAATAA